One stretch of Leadbetterella byssophila DSM 17132 DNA includes these proteins:
- a CDS encoding PRTRC system protein C — protein MLLATQLERVFILNDKGQQIKLTDPEPKWSVEAVMNFYANSYPILTTAKVSAPVIRDDTVQYRFESVMGTKG, from the coding sequence ATGTTATTAGCAACGCAATTAGAAAGAGTATTTATACTTAACGATAAAGGACAGCAAATAAAACTGACCGACCCCGAACCAAAATGGAGCGTGGAAGCCGTGATGAATTTCTATGCAAATTCTTACCCTATACTGACCACCGCAAAAGTATCTGCCCCTGTTATCCGTGACGATACAGTACAGTACCGATTTGAGAGTGTAATGGGAACTAAAGGTTAA
- a CDS encoding DUF932 domain-containing protein, producing the protein MAHNINFNERTGRYSFFSVQQKAWHGLGQIVEQYPTSEEAIKYAGLDYEVVKSPLFTKGSGIIETANGIEIGSSELEVPNYFANIRTDNNAVLGVVGKDYHIVQNREAFNFFDAIVGGGEGILYGTAGALGNGERIFITAKLPDYIRVGNGDDVTEKYIFLTTSHDGSGSITAAFTPIRIVCQNTLNASLRNMSNVVRIKHTSGAKQRLENAHKVMGLANTLSNQLEGIFNEWAKVKVTDREVRKLIQLALCPNKETFDLLKKGAEDEVSTLFKNTVEDAFAYAMISDTQQMDTTKGTLFGAYNAVTGYYQNVRNYKNDEAKLQSIVMGGTAQLKTQKAFELCTSFATDGAEILNLN; encoded by the coding sequence ATGGCACATAATATCAATTTCAACGAGAGAACAGGACGTTATTCATTCTTTAGCGTACAACAAAAAGCATGGCACGGTTTGGGGCAAATCGTGGAGCAATACCCGACAAGCGAGGAAGCTATCAAATACGCAGGGTTAGATTATGAGGTAGTAAAATCCCCCCTGTTTACCAAAGGTTCAGGCATAATCGAAACGGCTAACGGTATCGAGATAGGCAGTAGTGAACTTGAAGTACCCAACTATTTCGCCAACATACGCACCGACAACAATGCTGTATTGGGTGTGGTGGGCAAAGACTATCACATTGTACAGAACCGTGAAGCCTTCAATTTCTTCGATGCTATTGTAGGCGGTGGCGAGGGTATTCTGTACGGAACCGCAGGGGCATTAGGCAACGGAGAACGCATATTCATAACCGCAAAACTTCCTGACTATATCCGTGTAGGCAATGGCGATGACGTAACAGAGAAATATATCTTCCTCACGACTTCGCACGATGGTAGCGGAAGCATTACCGCAGCATTTACACCTATCAGGATTGTATGCCAAAATACCCTTAACGCTTCGCTTCGCAATATGAGCAATGTTGTACGCATCAAGCACACTTCGGGAGCAAAACAACGTTTGGAAAACGCTCACAAGGTTATGGGCTTGGCAAACACACTAAGCAACCAGTTAGAAGGCATTTTCAATGAGTGGGCGAAGGTAAAAGTAACAGACAGAGAAGTTAGAAAGCTAATCCAATTGGCACTTTGCCCGAATAAGGAAACATTTGATTTGCTGAAAAAAGGTGCAGAGGATGAAGTTTCCACGCTGTTCAAAAATACCGTAGAGGATGCCTTTGCATACGCAATGATAAGTGATACACAGCAAATGGACACCACTAAAGGCACATTGTTCGGGGCTTACAACGCTGTTACAGGCTACTATCAGAATGTACGCAACTATAAGAATGATGAAGCCAAGTTGCAGAGTATTGTAATGGGTGGCACTGCACAGTTAAAGACTCAAAAGGCTTTTGAACTATGCACCTCATTTGCAACAGACGGAGCAGAAATTCTAAACCTTAATTAA
- a CDS encoding single-stranded DNA-binding protein encodes MNITGRLTRDAEVRTTSQDKQVVNFSIATNDSYRNKQGERIEQTTYFDCSYWISPNVAKILTKGTLVELTGRVSARAWTGNDGEAHAGLNFHTSNIKLHGGGKRAETVQATAKVESNKVVPQPVEDDLPF; translated from the coding sequence ATGAACATCACAGGAAGACTGACAAGGGATGCGGAAGTACGCACAACGTCACAGGACAAACAAGTAGTAAACTTTTCGATAGCGACCAACGACAGCTACCGTAACAAACAGGGCGAACGCATAGAGCAAACAACCTACTTCGACTGCTCATACTGGATAAGCCCCAACGTAGCGAAGATACTCACCAAAGGCACATTGGTAGAGCTGACAGGCAGGGTAAGTGCAAGGGCGTGGACTGGCAATGATGGAGAAGCACACGCAGGGCTGAATTTCCATACCTCAAACATCAAACTGCACGGAGGTGGCAAAAGAGCAGAAACCGTACAAGCTACTGCAAAGGTAGAAAGTAACAAGGTAGTGCCACAGCCAGTAGAAGATGACCTACCATTTTGA
- a CDS encoding PRTRC system protein E: MNANFFNQIAQLDFTGNLQLTIAKGNDSNLIVSVLLNNEGCGDNAKNLIPPLTFNAIPQDFDEGFFEQITTPIQKASGLMVDMEAFMKQLEEAKKNSAMEKEKADKQKKEQEAKDKKFKDGMAKAEELEKEGKFRDAWMKVPDITEFPEKADEIRKRKGELSAKFSTPSLFGAEQEQIV; this comes from the coding sequence ATGAACGCAAATTTTTTCAATCAGATAGCACAGTTGGATTTTACAGGTAATCTGCAACTGACAATAGCAAAAGGCAATGACAGTAACCTTATTGTATCGGTTTTGCTCAATAACGAAGGGTGCGGAGATAACGCAAAAAACCTAATCCCCCCTTTGACCTTTAACGCCATTCCGCAGGACTTTGACGAGGGATTTTTTGAGCAGATAACCACGCCTATACAAAAGGCTTCGGGCTTAATGGTGGATATGGAAGCATTTATGAAACAATTGGAAGAAGCCAAAAAAAATTCCGCAATGGAGAAAGAGAAAGCCGATAAGCAGAAGAAAGAGCAGGAAGCCAAAGACAAAAAATTCAAAGATGGAATGGCAAAGGCTGAAGAACTGGAGAAAGAGGGCAAGTTCCGTGATGCGTGGATGAAAGTACCCGATATAACAGAGTTTCCCGAAAAAGCAGACGAGATACGTAAACGCAAGGGCGAACTATCCGCAAAATTTTCAACACCGAGCCTTTTCGGAGCAGAACAGGAACAGATTGTTTAA